A portion of the Acidisarcina polymorpha genome contains these proteins:
- a CDS encoding ArdC-like ssDNA-binding domain-containing protein — protein sequence MSNDKAQELTARINESITALCAETDAAKQSETYLAWLSTVSRFYKYSFGNCLLIWTQAPEATRVAGFNTWKSLGRFVKKGETGIRILAPIVRKVDEEKDGATEKVSRPFGFRSVSVFAQEQTDGQPLPELNTNATEGGETLLPLLEKAAAHLNITLVYKAIAGNAEGYSKGGLIEIEETLDTPARCGVIAHEIGHELMHRTNREGTTRQQRELEAESVSYAVLAHFGIHSESRFYLATYDVTAEMLTASLQTIGNAAKKIISMIEDSGEQIEEGEGEQSPAPLAISA from the coding sequence ATGAGCAACGACAAAGCACAGGAACTCACCGCAAGGATCAACGAATCCATCACCGCACTATGCGCCGAGACCGACGCCGCGAAGCAGTCAGAAACTTATCTCGCATGGCTTTCCACCGTGAGCCGCTTTTATAAATATTCGTTTGGCAATTGCCTTCTGATCTGGACGCAAGCGCCAGAAGCAACCCGCGTTGCCGGGTTCAACACTTGGAAATCATTAGGCCGATTTGTGAAGAAGGGCGAGACCGGCATCCGCATTCTCGCTCCTATCGTTCGTAAGGTGGACGAGGAGAAAGACGGCGCCACGGAGAAGGTATCCCGGCCCTTTGGTTTTCGTTCCGTGTCGGTCTTCGCTCAGGAACAGACGGACGGCCAACCACTCCCCGAACTGAACACCAACGCCACAGAAGGAGGCGAAACCCTTCTCCCGCTGTTGGAGAAGGCAGCGGCCCACCTCAACATCACGCTCGTTTACAAGGCTATCGCCGGTAACGCAGAAGGCTATAGCAAAGGCGGCTTAATCGAGATTGAGGAGACGTTAGACACCCCCGCACGTTGCGGAGTAATCGCCCATGAAATCGGCCACGAATTGATGCACCGAACCAACCGCGAAGGCACCACACGCCAGCAGAGAGAGCTTGAGGCCGAGTCCGTATCCTATGCGGTCCTCGCTCACTTCGGCATCCACTCCGAAAGCCGCTTCTATCTTGCAACCTATGACGTAACCGCCGAGATGCTGACCGCTTCCCTTCAGACCATCGGCAATGCCGCGAAGAAGATTATCAGCATGATTGAGGACTCAGGCGAACAGATCGAGGAGGGCGAGGGTGAACAGTCCCCCGCCCCGCTCGCCATCTCCGCCTAG
- a CDS encoding single-stranded DNA-binding protein: MFNKIILIGRLGQNAEAETAQNNKEYVVLNIATQESWKNDKGDYETRTEWHRVFAWRNLSKFAKTLQKGQLITLEGTLRYREVEDEIEGTTFKHRIAEIHAISMKRLSKIEAADDPTDGAGDE, encoded by the coding sequence ATGTTCAACAAAATCATCCTCATCGGCCGCCTCGGACAGAACGCAGAAGCCGAAACCGCTCAGAACAACAAAGAGTACGTCGTCCTCAACATCGCTACGCAGGAGAGCTGGAAGAACGACAAAGGCGACTACGAAACCCGCACCGAATGGCACCGCGTCTTTGCCTGGAGGAATCTCTCGAAGTTCGCCAAGACTCTCCAGAAGGGGCAGCTCATCACCTTGGAAGGCACCTTGCGGTATCGCGAGGTCGAGGATGAGATCGAGGGCACCACGTTCAAGCACCGGATAGCGGAGATCCACGCCATCAGCATGAAGCGGCTCTCTAAGATCGAGGCCGCTGATGACCCAACAGACGGAGCCGGCGACGAGTAA
- a CDS encoding RepB family DNA primase, with protein MDKTQSTVRNILTAVEAPLYDIGVLSDRGMLPGLDSIPAAAVLDRLSLFKYRNARGSHIYVRPSGEHRFTVLDDLNETTLARLAADGFNPCAVVETSAGNFQAWLKHPAVFPKPLGTFAAQTLAGRYDADPSAADWRRFGRLPGFTNCKPKYRKPDGLFPFVRLKSYSGEQYPMAETFAQEITKLYEEREQEREERRIQASLSPQRGPRLSNLSLERFRTSTKYQDRPAAADIAFCVAAYANGITEDRIERSLEDDYLSRDPSTSKRAAYIRRTMEKARRWAER; from the coding sequence ATGGACAAGACCCAATCCACAGTTCGCAACATCCTCACAGCAGTAGAAGCGCCGCTCTACGATATCGGCGTCCTGAGCGATCGGGGTATGCTTCCCGGTCTCGACAGCATCCCCGCCGCGGCGGTGCTCGACCGGCTTTCGCTATTCAAGTATCGCAACGCTCGCGGCTCCCATATCTATGTCCGTCCTTCAGGGGAACATCGTTTCACCGTGCTAGACGATCTCAACGAGACCACGCTCGCGCGGCTCGCGGCGGATGGCTTCAATCCTTGCGCCGTCGTTGAGACAAGTGCCGGCAACTTCCAAGCCTGGCTGAAGCACCCCGCTGTGTTTCCAAAGCCCCTCGGAACTTTCGCCGCACAGACTCTTGCCGGACGCTACGATGCCGATCCAAGCGCGGCGGACTGGAGGCGGTTCGGGCGGCTCCCCGGCTTCACAAATTGCAAACCTAAGTACCGCAAGCCCGATGGTCTATTCCCTTTCGTTCGGCTCAAGAGTTATAGCGGCGAGCAGTATCCGATGGCCGAGACCTTCGCGCAGGAAATAACGAAGCTCTATGAAGAGCGAGAACAGGAACGAGAGGAACGACGCATACAAGCGTCTCTTTCTCCCCAACGGGGACCGAGGTTATCGAATCTGTCTCTTGAACGATTCCGTACCTCCACCAAGTACCAGGACAGACCCGCCGCCGCAGACATAGCCTTCTGTGTCGCCGCTTATGCCAACGGGATAACAGAGGACCGTATCGAACGTTCCCTTGAAGACGACTATCTATCCCGCGATCCCAGCACTTCAAAGCGAGCTGCCTACATCCGGAGAACTATGGAAAAGGCGAGGAGATGGGCTGAGCGATAA